The Glycine max cultivar Williams 82 chromosome 12, Glycine_max_v4.0, whole genome shotgun sequence genome window below encodes:
- the LOC100807206 gene encoding uncharacterized protein: MEVSQLNTKTHFHARSNSMPSRPHPLILQCNEHLDRLRSSNEASSSSSSLNHKLGGLQDLHECVEKLFQLPLSQEALNHECQENRVDELLNGSLRLLDVCTAAKDSLLHTKECMRELQSVIRRRKGGEVELKAEIKKFLTSRKVVKKAISKALANLKGTSKNCNISSANKDNQLISLLENVEEVTLSTFQALLQLISGTTQSKSSSWSLVSKKVSCSQLAYESEFAQLDEALQSCMFAKTSKFESMNKLQNQLEKVESLTHDLEEGLEFLFRRLIKTRVALLNILNH; this comes from the coding sequence ATGGAAGTCTCTCAATTGAACACGAAAACTCATTTTCATGCTCGTTCAAACAGCATGCCCTCTAGACCACACCCTCTCATCCTACAGTGCAATGAGCACTTGGACAGGTTAAGGTCTTCCAATGAagcctcctcttcctcttcatcCCTTAATCATAAGTTAGGAGGGTTGCAAGATCTGCATGAATGTGTTGAAAAATTGTTCCAGCTCCCCCTCTCCCAAGAAGCACTTAACCATGAGTGTCAAGAAAACCGGGTGGATGAGCTTCTGAATGGATCCTTAAGGCTCTTAGATGTGTGCACAGCCGCAAAAGACTCTCTATTGCACACAAAAGAATGCATGCGAGAACTTCAATCAGTTATAAGAAGGAGAAAGGGAGGTGAAGTGGAGCTCAAGGCAGAGATCAAGAAGTTCTTGACTTCAAGGAAGGTGGTGAAAAAGGCCATCTCAAAAGCCTTGGCAAATTTGAAGGGTACTTCAAAAAATTGCAACATCTCATCCGCAAACAAAGACAATCAATTGATTAGCTTATTAGAGAATGTGGAAGAGGTCACTCTATCAACATTTCAGGCACTACTTCAATTGATCTCAGGGACCACACAATCAAAGTCAAGCAGCTGGAGTTTGGTTTCCAAGAAAGTAAGTTGCTCACAATTGGCATATGAGAGTGAATTTGCCCAACTTGATGAAGCATTACAATCATGCATGTTTGCCAAGACAAGCAAATTTGAAAGCATGAATAAGCTGCAAAACCAATTGGAGAAAGTGGAGTCTCTTACTCATGATCTTGAAGAAGGGCTTGAGTTTCTGTTTAGGCGTTTGATAAAGACTAGAGTTGCCCTTCTTAACATCCTCAATCACTAG